TCATCATCAAAGTATTTGCATTGTTGGACACTAAAGAAGTTGAATTTGTGGCCCCTATTAGCAATCCATTGTTTCCTTgaatattttcatgaatagCCACATTTGAAGCACTGGATGATGAAGAATTATTCATCATTAAGTTATTAAGGCTAGATGAGGTCATTAGCCCAAATTGATTGCTAAAGAGTGGTGGATTGTTGTTGCTCCTTGTTGATCCAATTTGGGCTGCTTTTTGTAAAAGTGCTGTTGCTGACATATGGCTATTATTGTAATACATTGGGTTAATACTTTTGATCCCTTCTTCCTTCTTTAGTACACATGGAAACGAAGATGGGGAGGAGGTGGCGCCACCACCATTGTCATTGACGAACCActgattattattgttgttgttactgttctGTGACGAAGACAAGCCCAACATGTTTGTATATGGTGCCATTTGTACTAACTCATGAGCCAAGGTGCTTGTTGTGCTAGTTGGTGTTAACAAACAGTCATTGGGGTTACCTGCGAAGGAGAgacgaattcaaaattttaaaatttaaataaagatTCAACATTCAATAATGTACTAATTAAACTCATTGCACTCTTGAAAATACCGgttgaatttaaaatttgttgACACTTTACTAAATGTGTCACATTTATATACTGAATTAAGTTGAACCCACTTATAACTTCTAGAGACGGattcatgattttaatttaactataatttCAACATTTAATCTATGCTGCTCGAACTCTATATAAAAATGATGCTTCACATGTGTAGGATCctccaaaatatattatttttggaggATCTAACACCTACCAAGCaacaattttgaaaaatatgagaAGCATAGCTTATTAGTCTAAAATCATTGCACTTTTCAAAATTATGAGTCAGAATCAAATATTTATCGATATTTTAATGACTttcatacacacacatatagatatatatactgaATTCAGATGAACCTGTTGCTTACCTAAATTTGCATTGTCATGATGAAGCCAAAGTGGTAGCCTTTGTTTTTGTCCATGATCAAGATTAAGTTGATTTGAAGGGTCTAATGATCCCAATCCCATTAATTGAGAAATATTTCCACTCATTTGCTGCTTCTGTTGGAGATTAGTACTAATCCCACCATTAAGCAATtgatttctcaaattattaAGGTTTGCTGTTGTTGGGACTGAAGTAAATCTTGCGCTTTCTTCAGCTAATGCATCACAAAATGCTCTGTGTGTTATAAAGCTGTCCTTTCTGTTTCATTTTCAAGAACGGAGAATTAGCGACGGATAAattaaacagaaaaaaaaactttaaagaaAACTACTAAAGTAACAGAAATTAACTATAGATAAATTATATAACTAATAACAAAATTCGTTGCTAGTCCTATTTAGCGAAATATTACATAATAACAGATTATCAAAAGCTTAACTACGAGCAATTTCGCAACGGATTAGCAAAACTTAGCTACGACTAACTTGCAATAGATCAAATAATTTAGCGATGAATTAGTGACAGATTATCAAAAACATAGCTATAAACAATTTTGCAATAGATTAGCAACAAATTATTAAAAACTTAGCTACAAGAAATTTTCTATGTTACGACAAATTAATGACGAAGCCCACCGTTTTTTTTTTAGTgaatcttgattgagttgaattaaaTTATACATAGATTTAGATCATTTATTTCATCAACAAACTAATCATAGGACTACTCATTACCTATATTCtctatttaaattaaattctcTAAAAAGTAATAAATCTAAGTCATGAAGAGTACGTGGAAAAGAGTGTACCACAATCACATTTAAACTTAGCTAGGAGCAATTTAACGACAGATAAAAAACGAAACTCACAACTTTTTGTAGTgaatcttgattgagttgatttaaGTTTCACAAACTAATCATAGGAGTACCCatgacaatttaaaatatttaaaaaaacatataaaaaagtGTTACATAAATCGAGACGGAAATTACTTACCTTGAAAAAAGTGTGCCACAGTCACATTTGTACTCTCTAGTACCACAAATCTTACTATGAGCTTTCCAATCAGATTGAACTGCATAtttttttgaacatttttcacATTTCCATTTCTTTTCACCATGTTTTCTTGAATAATGTTTTTTAACCCCAGTTAAATCCCCTAGTGCTCTTGATGGATCATGATGGACACATGATTTTTCTGGACAAATATAAACTTTTTTCTTTATAACTTCTTTGTTGTTTCTTTGTTTCAATTTCCATGGTAAATTGTGACCCCTTCTATGGAGTTGTAAATTTTGATCTCTTTGGAAACCCTTGTTGCATATTTCACAGATGAATCGATTCGTCGCCATTAGAGATTTCGGTGAGAGAGCTATAACTTCTGCATCTGGATCTGTTattagcaaaaaaaataaaattatgtcaaAACAAGAaggggtatatatatattattttcaactaaaaaaaaggaaaagaaaatctTGAAGgcatatatataaaacatgttATTGATGGATGATTCAGAGGCGGATTTAGAGTATCAATAAACGTCATACATTATTTTCAACTACAAAAGTATACATACGTGAAAAACCCTTAAAAGTAGTAGTATAATTAATATTAAGTTCTAAACTCATATTTTCGAAGAACTCAGAATCTTGAATTCGTTAAATATAAATTCTGAATCCATCTTTGATCTAAATAACAAACAAAATATGTAGAAGCTTCATAATTTAAATTCTGGATCTATCTCTGACTACTTACCTGGATTTCCAGGGAGATTTCTCTTCCTCTTATTAGCAGAAGAAGCAACTGGATTTGATGAATTAGGGTTTGGATTTGGATGATTAATATTTGTACTAGGGTTTTTTGGATCTTGAATGAAAGTGAAACCACCTCTCATGGTACAAGAAAGTCCATCATCagacatcatttttttttttgcttgaaGTTCAAAATTTGGAGTAAAATGAACACACACAATTAAAAGAGTTCAGTTCAGCTTAGCTCGATTCGATTTCGGGAGAAACCAAAAGACTTACTGAAAACAACTAAATCCCAAGAAATACACGTAGTATAtatgtacaattttttttaaaacaaaaacaaataataGAGTTGTTATATAACAActtcacttcttcttcttcttgattttcttcttctctgaGTTTATGTTTGATTTTAGTATATAGttgaagcaaaaaaaaaaatgtcttaataaaagaaagaatatttTCTCTATTATATTATTCCTTCTCTCACACACGTTTTTTGTCTCTAAAAGTCGGTCAGCTAATAGACTCAAGTGGACCACTTCAACAGGGTCGTTGTGATGGAGTGATCTTTCATTTTTGATCAGTGATTTAATtctaatttcatattttgttcGATATTGATTTGCGTTTGTTAGGGAGTTAGCATTTCCGAACATGAATCCCAATTTAATTGAGTGTTATGCTGATATCAAACACCGGGCGAGAAACtataaaacaaaaagaagagaagtgGACTACTTCTTCCTCCTTTTATAGGAGGTAagatttaaagtttatgaattctgATACTAACCTCAAATTAATAGTATATAATCATAATCGAGTtcacaataaaattaaatatttataaatatttaatatctattttgatatgTAAGATCAAAATAAAAGTTACTGAATTTCCATAAATTTTTATGCTCTACTCTAAATCCCCCTAGCAAGTAAATATTGAATAATTTACAGTGGGGTGAGTGAAGAGAATAGCTGAATCAATTTGTCAATATATATACTGCTGCCACAGCTTTGCATGATGTGTTgctttcaaaatataaaaaaaattcgagagaatatttattttgaataagAAGATTCTACTTTTGAATTAATATATGGACTACGATCTCAGTCGTCTCAGtttatatgacattttttttagtcgacttcaaaaaatatatatttatttaactttataGTACGGTTGATAATCGAGTTGCCCACACCCTCACCCTTACCATTATGGTGGGGTCGAACCCCCTTGTATTCCCCTCCCCATCCGgcaaaaaatacatatattttatttttaatgagataattaataattatataaatattttttactttatttgaattataagttttaaattactatttttaaaatttcgtaCTCAATCAAAACTGCATCACAAAAATTGAAAGCAGGAGAGTACTTCCTTTAGTGGCTCTTCAACACTCCAATCAATTTAAgtaattgtatatatttttatctaaAAACGAATGAtctttctaatttttaaaaataatgtaattttaacttttttatttatttttaaaaacaatatatatatatatatatatatatatatatatatatactgtacgTAATTTGTATAAcatgttgaattgaagaaaagaGGAGGGGAAAGTGGTGATAAGGCAAAAACGAAAGAATGAAAAACTTTAGTTCTCCAAAAAGATTGATTGAGGAACTGAAAAAAAGTTTGTCTTCTTTACAtatggtaaaaaaaaatgattatgtCATTATTGTTTCTCCACACTTAAATTGGTGGCTGTTAGTAATTTAAAGCTAAAGTTTTTTTCTCACCCAATACTTATTTTAGGGCTAACtaatttgagatttattttttttgattttcaatCTGATATTCgctatttatattaaattatgattaatttaaattcgcTTTGAATAAGACCCATTTAGAGGGTAGCGCTCCACATCAATGATTTTTCTATATTCAGATTACGAAATTGAGATATCTAATTAAGAAAGAAGTAGCCTTATTCACTGTACCACATTTGTTGGTGATGGTTAATTTGAAATCtctaataaaaaatcaaaaatatacGTACCACTCCACCATCAAAATTGAATATACCTATTCAATTTATATTCATTTAAATACAAAGCATAAATTTATGTACGAAAatctacatttttttttttgccaagGTCTCACTCAAACACATCTTTTCTAAATTTTCTACCAATAGAAATTGGTTAAATAGATTGTGATGGTGATATAGGGCTAATAGGAGTTTGCCTTTGGTATCTAATAATCCTAATATACTTCTTTGTTTGGAGATAATCAAATaatgtttttttattataattttaaaaaatattttaaattttaattattgtaatttataatacttgttatgtaatttttaaatatgtaaatttaattttaaaaaataaaaattttatatttaaattcacATTAATTTGATTCTCATATTTTGAATAAagtcaaacaaattgaaataaaaattatataaatgagACTCTTTCTTCTTAGATGACTGGCCAGTCAACGTGAATGGATtagatatttgaaaaaaaaaaatactattcgaaatttaattgaaaaagaatatttattataaaaattatatttaaacatGAAAATACAATTAAAGTTTTGTGAGTAGTAAGAACTTGAGTTGAAAAAACACAATCataaaacttattttttatatttgaactTTAAAATGAGATCAAATATAGTTTTCAGTTTTTCGAAGAACTATGAATAGACAAACGAGTAAATTCTCATTTTTACACGTAGCAAATTCAACTACAAAAAAACAAaactgaaaaaagaagaagaaaatttacAAGTCTATTCactttgaaataactttatataTGCGGTATTGAAAGTTAAACAATCaaatattattctaaaatttattattaatatacaATCTACCTAATGCGACCCCTAAAAGACGGATTATGTATAAATTCTAGGTGTCTCcataaaatatacttgaaaaaAAGGTGAGCATATTTTACTCAGCCACTTTTTTGGAATTAAGCTCTCGGAATTTAGTATTTGAAAGACAGAGAttgtttttatttaattctCTATATATTGATTTTCTTGAATAAAATGATGGAGACATACACCCAACAACTTCAACTAATCTCATTACTCTTTGAATGATTCTTTTTATAATTAACCCTAATTAATTCTCTTGGAAAAGCAAAAACAAATATAGTACTACTAAGAATTTACACTCACTCAATCCTTATTACTCCACCCGTTACAAATTATCTTTCGTGtttctcttttatatatatcttaagaaaatttttattaaaaagatacttttgattattttacttttatttatatttttattaaataattaatccgAGGtaataaaagaggaaaaaacTTTAATTCTTACATGAATTTCTAAAAGtaacaaataatttaaaatattattattttaaaatcacAACAGATAATTTAAGATGGAATGAGTATTATTAAActaatatgttttatattatTCCCCGGAAGCACGACAAACTTGACATTAATTCCTTCGCCAATTAATATATCAAAGAATTCCCTCCCACCAtttgatgaatatatatataaaatgaacATGTTGGCTAAGTTTCTGATCATTAGCTATCTTTCTTGGTactcttgtttttttttctttcctattCACTGTTGGCCAATCACATCGAGGCTCGActaatacaaatttaaattgaaaaatttCACTTTTAAAAGTGTGACGATTTTATTTTCAAGACTCGAACTTAAAACTTCAGATTAATAATAAAGAGTTATTTATCACCCCAATACAAACTTTGAtgacttttttttaattgttggtACTTGTGTGTTTAGGGTGTGTTCGATAGAAAGAAAAATGTtgtcttaaaaaatatttataagaaaatagatgatttttttatttttatgtttgctacgtaaattaaaattattatcttaaaattatttgtatataatctaGATAATTACTTCAAGAGGTGGGGTGTGCggtggtggagatgaggattATCAGAGTGTGATGAAGATGAAGTGTGTTAGAGGATGGAGGAGTCATAATAATGTTAAATGTCACTTAAGAAACTTGTTTTCCCAACTTccactaaaaaaatatttattttttaatttaatgaactcgttttctaaaattttgaccaaccaaatataaaaattgattttgaaaatagcaaagaatttgagtcactaattaaattagtgtccctctattttaatttgtttgtattAGAAAGAACATCTCTTTCATCTTTTGACAACtccttaattttaatttttcacgtgtcatatttaagatcatgaagttaaaaaatattttaatacattccacatattttttatttaaactacTAAATGCAAAATTCTTGTTTACTTTATTAATCTTTGTATCTCGCCAAAATcaagtaaataaattaaaacaaggAAAGTACAAATTGTTTATCACTCGCAAAAACAGTTGTAATTGGAAGCTCAACTCGGAACACTTGTCCCACATGGGCATGAAAGTCCAATAAATCTTATTTATAAAAACTTATCTAAACAATACATAACATCGAGCTCATTAGAGTGAAGCTTGTACCCGAGTGAAGCATTAAAGCGATTAGACAAATCATGTTTAGCCATTAACACATAAGTAGTTCTATACGCTGGTGTTATTGCACAGCCTCCTGGGTAACCACCTATCCTGACCCTGCTAAACAGAGCAGGTTCCAGACCGATAGCTCGTGGAGTGTTTGTCAAAGATATCCACTAGTTTGAAATCTTATAAGTCAGTTGAGGAAGATAGAATATACGCAGAGCTTATTACTATCGCGTGGAGGTAGAcatgttttcgaaagacccttcGACTCAAGTAAAGCAAATCCAAGTACAAAGAAGAAGTAAAAAGTGGAGAAGCATTGTATCTAACTAGGAAAGCAATGCAAAGCCTACAAGAAAAGGAATATGAACAACAAAATAGTGCGAAAATTGAAAGACAATCAAAAATAGATGATGATATATGTCAAAAGCAAGAACTACAAAATATGAATAGTACAACGCCACACACCAACAAGCTTAAACCTTCAAAAAGCAAAACAATGTTCTACTATGTACTAATCTTCTATCGCCTAATACGTGTCCTCCATAccctattttctttttttagtaactctttaattctaactttctaCTTGACATCTAAAACCACAAGATGAAAGGACATTTTGTTACATTCTACATACCTTTAGTTTGAGACCATAAGATTCAAAATATCACAAGATTAAAAAACATTTCAATACATTccacatatttttaatttaaaccaCTAAATTCAAAAATTTCGTTTACCTTATTAAACTTTGTATCACGCCAAAACcacataaacaaataaaaactaGGAATGTACAAGTTTTTAATCACACGCAAGAAAAGTTATAATCGGAAGGTCAAACCTCAATACTTGTTGCACATCGGGCACGAAAGACGaatgaattttatttataagaGCTTAACTAAACGTAACATAACGCCGAGGAGCAGGCTCCCGGGCCCCGGCTGATAGCTCACGGAGTGGCTATCAAAGATACCTACTAGTTTGGACATTCATCTATTTATTaggagttttttttattatataaaaaaatgtatatacatcaaaagcAAGAACTATAATAATATAACTAATATAACAACAAACACCAAAAAGCCTAAGCCTCAAAAAGCAAGACAACACGCCACTACCTACAATTAACAGTGCGATAAATGTATGCATGCATATTAATAAGGAACAAATGAAAACAAATACAAATTTCTGATAAATAGAAGCGGATCCAGAATGTTTAATTTATGCATTCTAAATCATAATCATTTTTGCATACCGGTCCTGTGAAtagattatttatacatatcAAATGAATTTTTTACCACAAATATAGAATTTAAGCCAAAACTACTAGCTAGTTTCCCCCCGAATCCGTAGCTAAAACTGTGCCTCCAGCCCTGCTGTTATGCTCCCCCTCTCCCTCCCACCAGAAAACAAACACTCTCTGTGAATGGATTGGATTCTGTTCaattttctttcttactttaAGTTTATGGTAAAAACAATTGACTGCTAGATAAAATTGATTCATTTCTACACAAGCTTCTTAGTTCATGTGATATTGAGGAGAGGGGTGTAAGAATATAGAAAACAGTCACTAATTAGAGGcttctataaatagactctcttaTATTAAGAAGACAATAACAAGGTGAAGTAGCCAAAATATACAAACTTAACTGTGAATTCTAGGATTTCCAGAGTCTAGTAGAGTATAGAATTAGCAAGTGTGGGGAGTATAGATGAATCTTACACCTGACCGCGGGAGATCAATCAGGATCAAATGAAGTTCGAGCTCCTTGTACTTTACTTCAGTACACTGCACCAATAAAGATAAATTGTTTAGAAGTGCTAGATGTGACATCTATTGCTTAGTTCCTCTATTTTGACATCACTGCCCCAGGAGAGTAGCAGAAAAGTTGATAAAATGTTACTTAATTTGCTCAAGTTCATAGATACGCAGGCCTAGTTGGTACATTTTTAAACAGAATCAATCTAATGGCTTAGCCAGTTTGAACACTGAGTCAAAAACAAAATCTCTGGTTTCCTCATTTTTCTTCCAGGCAGTCATCAACTAACGCAACTACTTGACATCAACCAAAGATTGTACCGAGTGAAAAAAAACCCAGAAAATACTTGATTTAGTTTCTTTTTCCTTGTTTGTTTTTCCACTGTTTCTTTCTATAGTGTACAGCAACAATATACCCCATGTAGTCCCACAAAGTGgtgtctggggagggtagactatacgcagaccttactcctacctcagaggtaaagaggttgtttccgatagacctcTCGGCTCAAAGGAAAAAACAGTTAAAAGCAGTCTAGACAGTAACAAAACAATTAAATAATCGAGGTACAAGGATTCAACAGATAGTAACAGGAATTGAAGGACAAGAAACTAATGAGCAACACTACGACTACTAATATAAATGGGCAAAAAGGCAACACACTGCTACCTACTAACCATCTACTTTAAtttgtgtcctccacaccctcctatctaaggtcctATCCTCGGTAAGCTAAAATTGtgtcatgtcctatctaatcacctctcccaaaTACTTTTTCAGTCTTTCTATAGTGCAAGTAGTGAAATTCAGATTCCCCTAGGTTAGTCAGACTATTATGCGAATAGTCATGATGTTGCGTCTGTTCTTAACTTCTAAGCATAATTATCATCAAGGAAGTAATCACAAAGCTGAATAAGAAGAAACAATGTAAAGTGACCTGTCAAGATAGATACTCACTTGTAAAGATAGGCCATAATTCCCAGAAGGATACAGATAAGTATTATATCGATAAAGAAGTTTTTGCTGGACCTTATCTggagaaaaaaaatgacaaCAGTAAATAGACCTCATAAGAAAATTGAGTCGAAACAAAGAAAAAGTAATCTGCTTTGTGAACCTACAGGAGAGGAGgaattataatataactttagtATACCTTGTTAATGTTATCCTTGAGTCTGACATTATTGTTTTTGATGTCAGTGGTTGCCTTATCGACCTGTAAGACAACCGAAGTAAGGTGAATTATGAACGTTGTTTGTTACAGTAATCCAATAAATGGAGATTTAAGAAATCATTCTAACCTTTGTATCAATTTCGTCAATCAAAGGAACTTGCCTATCCAATTCCTGAAACAACGTGGAACAAAATGATGGTCAAGAAACAGTTTTATTCCTGAGAACAGAATGATATTTAGGAGGCAAGTCAGGCATGGGGCAACCTCATTCATATCACAAGCCAAATTCTTCAGTGTGTCCAGACCTTCTGAAATAACATCTAATCCTTCATCCTGTAGAATTAAACATTCGGTTATGTGATAATTCCATGTAAAACTAACAGAGAAAAAGGAATTAAAAGAACAAGAATTGGGAAGTTACAGGCCTGTTTCATTTTCCGCATCTCGTACTCTGATCTAAAATGAGTGCCCTCTTCAGTTTGCTCATAGAAACCATCGTCGAACTGTCCCTCTAATATGCATTTTTGACATCATGAGAAATCCAGGAGCCAATTGTATCGAAGGCTAAAAGAAAAAAGTTGATTATGCATTGATTATATATTACCTGAGtcgaattttatatttttgttgaatGATGAAGTCCCGCGACCTCCTGTATTTTTGGATGCATCTGCACTTCCATCAGGTATTGCCTGAATTCTCTCTGATAGCATAAGTACCAAATCACCACGAGTCTCCAGTTCCTCTTGGGATAGTCCTTTAACCTGTTTGTAATCTAGTTATAACTAACATTTTCCAAATGTAAAAAATTTCATACCTCGAGCTAAAGTCCAGTTATCAAAACTAGCACCTTGGGTAATGAAATTCTGCAGTTAAACGTTCATTATAACTAATATCTATGTTGCTCGAACTCTAAAGAAAATGTTGACTGGTGCTCAGAGGATCCAACATGGTTGCGGTgacatttttggagagtctgAGTAACATGATACTCGGGAATGTTGGAAACaactttctttttaacaaactCCAATCCTGGGCAACCATTATGCTCAACATAAACCTTTACAACAGGAAAACCTATCAACCAATTTCGACATTATTAAACACAAAAAGTGGTTCAAGATcatatcaaatatatatttcCTTCAAAGTATACTCAGAGCTCGCCTTGACACACTATCAAAGATTGTGGTGAGATGGATAAGATCTTTTCATCTTTAACTAGGGTTCTATGGTTCGAGCCCTCAATATGGAAAAAAATCTTAATAGGGAGCGCTTCCCTTGAATTGGTCCCAATGCAGGTAACATCACGTAgaaaaccaaaaacaacaagCAAAATGAGCAAATTCAAATGGAAATTTACTACTTGGAGGCTATCATCAGCAGAATTCTCGAAAAACATacggaaaaaaaaagttattccagttatatacatacatttaagcataaaataccCTAAATTTAAACAAATATTACCTTTTTCCGAGCAAGCTTTTGCAATTTTTTGATTTCATCCATTAAATGCGCCTTCGTTCGTCGTACCTCCGCCTTCATAGCTACCGCTTTAGCTCTGTTCGTTTCCATAGCAGCCATCTCTGCTTTCTGCAAAATCGAacaacaaaattcaaaaaaaaaatatgaaaaatccGATTCAATTTTGAAATCGGAACGATAAATTACCTGGGAAGTAGAGTCAATTTGAGATTCGAAGGACGAATAAAGGCGAGCGAAGGCATCGTTGGTGGAATCATTAGCAGAATGCTTCTCGACATCGTACTTTTCGTACTTCTTACATATCGAGTCGACTCTGAAGATAATGTCGATGACGCTCATCTTCGGTTCCGGTTAACTTTTTTTTCCCGGTGATGGAAAATTTCGGAGAAGTAGAAAATGATGGAGGGCGGGAGGAGAGAGAAACGTAGATTTACTTCTTCCTCTATTTGTCTCATTGTTtcactttctctttctctctccgGTTTACCGGGAAAGCAAAGGTTCACCGGCGATATCGGCTTTTGCGGGAGAGAAGAGTGAATTTAGCGGGAGTAATTAATTAGTACTAATCCGGTGTTTCAGTTATAAAAGGAGCTTAATCACAACAAGGGGCTGGGGAGGGGGGACGGGGAATTCTTTTGTTTAATTCACTTCTACCCCTtaactttcaatttttttttgtttcacaCTCGATATTCGTTGTCTATATTGGATCATgactaaatttaaatttttgtaaGAGAATTCTATGTTTGGATTAAAACGTTCTCTAACAAAGTTGACTCCATACCCAAAGAGACTCGAACATTACATAAACATATTTGAAAGACACAAATCAAAAATTCATAAACTATGTCTCTGATCCTTACTAGATTTAGGCAAAATACATCAATAGTCTTTTAAGTTTATTAGTAAATTTCATTTGAACGCTTGAATTATGGTATACTCTAATTGAGCATATGAACATATGGTGAGTTCCTATTAGACAATCTgacttaaaattttcaatttttccttGTGTTCATGCATTACccaaataaattaatcataaaatatattatcttttttaattataaGTATTAACctcaataaaacataaaatttctTGTATATTTCAATTGATATTGATGTGTACAACTTAAAAAGAAGACATATTTTATGTAATTAACATATCCATGTAATAAACACTTGTAAAGTCGCATAGAAACTTTTCCAAAATATGCATTGAAAGTGTACATATATGATGGCTAGTGACTTTGCTGATGGAGTGCAAATCTAATGTGTAAACCACAAGTATGTATATGTCATACtttaattacaaaaaaataaaattatttcaatgTGTGATATATATTCACTAGCATACCATTAGTCACTATTACCGTGAGCAATGGTgggtgataaatatttttttaattattcttaattaaaaattttaaatttgagttttgaatttgaagttgtctttaataaaaaaatattctactCATGAATAAGACATTCTGAATAAAAACGAACTAGTTTCAATTctcaaaaaaatcttttttaaaaaaatat
This region of Solanum dulcamara chromosome 9, daSolDulc1.2, whole genome shotgun sequence genomic DNA includes:
- the LOC129903472 gene encoding zinc finger protein BALDIBIS; this translates as MMSDDGLSCTMRGGFTFIQDPKNPSTNINHPNPNPNSSNPVASSANKRKRNLPGNPDPDAEVIALSPKSLMATNRFICEICNKGFQRDQNLQLHRRGHNLPWKLKQRNNKEVIKKKVYICPEKSCVHHDPSRALGDLTGVKKHYSRKHGEKKWKCEKCSKKYAVQSDWKAHSKICGTREYKCDCGTLFSRKDSFITHRAFCDALAEESARFTSVPTTANLNNLRNQLLNGGISTNLQQKQQMSGNISQLMGLGSLDPSNQLNLDHGQKQRLPLWLHHDNANLGNPNDCLLTPTSTTSTLAHELVQMAPYTNMLGLSSSQNSNNNNNNQWFVNDNGGGATSSPSSFPCVLKKEEGIKSINPMYYNNSHMSATALLQKAAQIGSTRSNNNPPLFSNQFGLMTSSSLNNLMMNNSSSSSASNVAIHENIQGNNGLLIGATNSTSLVSNNANTLMMMQDKGKQGNLTRDFLGVGRNEKRPFLQQSHELAKFGNNSRIF
- the LOC129904641 gene encoding syntaxin-71-like, whose translation is MSVIDIIFRVDSICKKYEKYDVEKHSANDSTNDAFARLYSSFESQIDSTSQKAEMAAMETNRAKAVAMKAEVRRTKAHLMDEIKKLQKLARKKVKGLSQEELETRGDLVLMLSERIQAIPDGSADASKNTGGRGTSSFNKNIKFDSEGQFDDGFYEQTEEGTHFRSEYEMRKMKQDEGLDVISEGLDTLKNLACDMNEELDRQVPLIDEIDTKVDKATTDIKNNNVRLKDNINKIRSSKNFFIDIILICILLGIMAYLYNVLK